The proteins below come from a single Betaproteobacteria bacterium genomic window:
- a CDS encoding zinc-dependent alcohol dehydrogenase family protein, with the protein MKMKAAVIRQMGLPQPYSDSKPMSIEEVELDKPGQREVLVQIKAASLCHSDLSTVNGDRPRQMPMVLGHEASGVVQEVGGGINDLKVGDHVALVFAPSCGQCLPCIEGHPGRCEPGQQANGAGKLLNGGMRLHQHGEHVYHHVGVSAFAEYCVVNRGSLVKIDSSLPFDEAALFGCAVLTGVGAVFNTAQVFPGAKVAVLGLGGVGLNSLLGAIVAGAQQIVAIDLHDDKLKLAKELGATDTVNAKDPDAIQKVKDLTGGGVHFAFEMAGSVQAMELAYRITRRGGTTVTAGLPHPDHRWPLQHVNLVAEERTIKGSYVGSCVPTRDIPRYIDLYRRGMLPVNKLMSDHIKLEDINVGFDRLASGHTVRQIIMM; encoded by the coding sequence ATGAAAATGAAAGCCGCAGTGATCAGGCAGATGGGTCTGCCGCAACCGTACTCGGACAGCAAACCGATGAGCATCGAAGAAGTCGAGCTCGACAAACCGGGACAGCGCGAAGTGCTGGTGCAGATCAAGGCGGCGAGTCTCTGCCACTCGGATTTGTCGACGGTCAACGGCGACCGCCCGCGGCAGATGCCGATGGTGCTCGGTCATGAAGCCTCCGGCGTGGTGCAGGAAGTCGGCGGCGGTATCAACGACCTCAAGGTCGGCGATCACGTCGCGCTGGTCTTCGCGCCGAGTTGCGGCCAGTGTCTCCCCTGCATCGAAGGCCATCCCGGCCGCTGCGAGCCGGGCCAGCAGGCGAACGGCGCAGGAAAACTGCTGAACGGCGGCATGCGCCTGCACCAGCATGGCGAGCATGTCTATCACCACGTCGGCGTATCCGCGTTCGCCGAGTACTGTGTCGTCAATCGCGGTTCGCTGGTGAAGATCGACAGCTCGCTGCCGTTCGACGAAGCCGCGCTGTTCGGTTGCGCGGTCCTGACCGGTGTGGGTGCGGTGTTCAACACCGCGCAGGTATTTCCAGGCGCGAAGGTCGCGGTTCTGGGTCTCGGCGGTGTCGGCTTGAATTCGTTGCTGGGTGCCATCGTCGCCGGCGCGCAACAGATCGTTGCCATCGACCTGCACGACGACAAGCTCAAACTGGCGAAAGAACTGGGCGCCACCGACACGGTCAATGCCAAAGACCCGGATGCAATCCAGAAGGTCAAGGACTTGACCGGCGGCGGCGTGCATTTCGCATTCGAGATGGCCGGATCGGTGCAGGCGATGGAACTGGCCTATCGCATCACGCGCCGCGGCGGCACAACAGTCACCGCCGGTTTACCGCACCCGGATCATCGCTGGCCGTTGCAGCACGTCAACCTGGTCGCCGAGGAACGCACCATCAAAGGCAGCTATGTCGGTTCCTGCGTGCCGACCAGAGACATCCCGCGCTACATCGATCTCTATCGCCGCGGCATGCTGCCGGTGAACAAGCTGATGAGCGACCACATCAAGCTCGAAGACATCAATGTCGGCTTCGACCGCCTCGCTTCCGGCCACACCGTCCGCCAGATAATAATGATGTAG
- a CDS encoding SDR family oxidoreductase — MNQLDMRGRSAIVTGGASGIGLAIAKRLAQSGANVAIWDMNEKTMADAAKSLGAIKTHTAKVDVTKLEQVEAAFKSTLAAFGKVDALVCSAGIAGMNAPAWELPAEDWLRVHDINLNGVFYCCRTVLPHMIKNNYGRIVNIASIAGKEGNPNAAAYSSSKAAVIGLTKSLGKETAKNGITVNCVTPAAVRTPIFDQVPQSHIDYMLAKIPMGRFGLVEEIAATVSWACTEDCSFTTGAVFDLSGGRATY; from the coding sequence ATGAATCAACTCGACATGAGAGGCCGCAGCGCCATCGTCACCGGCGGCGCTTCTGGCATCGGCTTGGCCATCGCCAAACGGCTCGCGCAGTCGGGTGCCAATGTGGCCATCTGGGACATGAACGAAAAAACCATGGCGGACGCGGCCAAGTCTCTGGGTGCGATAAAGACTCACACGGCGAAAGTCGACGTCACCAAGCTCGAACAGGTCGAGGCGGCTTTCAAATCCACGCTGGCGGCATTCGGCAAAGTCGACGCGCTGGTGTGCTCCGCAGGCATCGCCGGCATGAACGCGCCGGCCTGGGAACTACCCGCCGAAGATTGGCTGCGCGTGCACGACATCAATCTCAACGGTGTCTTCTATTGCTGCCGCACCGTTCTCCCGCACATGATCAAGAACAACTATGGTCGCATAGTCAATATCGCCTCGATCGCGGGCAAGGAAGGCAATCCCAACGCCGCTGCCTACAGTTCATCGAAAGCGGCAGTGATTGGGCTCACCAAATCGCTGGGCAAGGAAACCGCCAAAAACGGTATCACGGTCAACTGCGTGACGCCGGCTGCGGTCAGAACGCCGATCTTCGATCAGGTGCCGCAGAGCCACATCGACTACATGCTCGCCAAGATCCCGATGGGCCGCTTCGGCCTGGTCGAGGAAATCGCCGCCACCGTCTCCTGGGCCTGCACCGAGGATTGCTCTTTCACCACCGGCGCGGTGTTCGATCTCTCCGGCGGCCGGGCCACTTACTAA
- a CDS encoding NAD(P)/FAD-dependent oxidoreductase: MSADVVIIGAGGAGMMCAIEAGKRGRRVLLLDHAEKLGEKIRISGGGRCNFTNIDARPENFLSANPDFCRSALARYTPRDFIALVEKHGIAWHEKKLGQLFCDESAQQVIDMLKTECDNAHVQWCMPAKIASIEKRERFLIATSRGKFESASLVIASGGLSIPQIGASPLGYRIAEQFGLKVTELRPALVGLTFAPETLAQFADLSGVSVDAVVSCNGINFRENLLVTHRGLSGPAILQISSYWRPGLDLSVNLLPERDAWEILENAQASEKLLTNVLGEFLPQRFAQRWVEFNFENLPVKRFSAPRLREIAARLRDWRIRPSGTVGYKKAEVTLGGVDTRELSSKTLEARKQPGLYFIGEVVDVTGHLGGYNFQWAWASGHAAGQAV; this comes from the coding sequence GTGAGCGCCGACGTCGTCATCATCGGCGCCGGCGGCGCCGGCATGATGTGCGCGATCGAAGCAGGCAAACGCGGCCGCCGCGTGCTGCTGCTCGACCACGCCGAAAAGCTGGGCGAGAAAATCCGCATCTCCGGCGGCGGACGCTGCAATTTCACCAACATCGACGCGCGGCCGGAGAATTTTCTTTCCGCGAATCCCGATTTCTGCCGCTCCGCGCTGGCACGCTACACGCCGCGCGACTTCATTGCGCTGGTGGAGAAGCACGGCATCGCCTGGCATGAAAAGAAACTCGGCCAGTTGTTCTGCGACGAGTCCGCGCAGCAGGTTATCGACATGCTGAAGACCGAATGCGACAACGCCCACGTGCAATGGTGCATGCCGGCAAAAATCGCTTCAATTGAAAAACGCGAACGTTTCCTGATCGCCACCAGTCGTGGCAAATTTGAAAGCGCATCGCTGGTCATCGCCAGCGGCGGATTGTCGATTCCGCAGATCGGCGCCAGCCCTTTAGGTTATCGCATCGCGGAACAGTTCGGCCTCAAGGTCACGGAGCTGCGGCCGGCGCTGGTCGGACTCACGTTCGCTCCGGAAACCCTGGCGCAGTTCGCCGACCTCTCCGGCGTTTCCGTCGATGCGGTAGTCAGTTGCAACGGCATAAACTTTCGTGAAAATCTGCTGGTGACCCATCGCGGCCTGTCCGGACCCGCCATCCTGCAGATCTCCTCGTACTGGCGGCCGGGCCTGGATCTGTCGGTGAACCTGCTGCCGGAGCGGGACGCTTGGGAAATCCTCGAGAACGCGCAAGCTTCCGAAAAACTGCTCACCAATGTGCTCGGCGAATTTCTGCCGCAGCGGTTCGCCCAGCGCTGGGTCGAATTCAATTTCGAGAACCTGCCGGTGAAACGGTTCAGTGCGCCTCGCCTTCGCGAGATAGCGGCGCGCCTGCGCGACTGGCGCATCCGGCCGAGCGGCACCGTCGGCTACAAGAAAGCCGAAGTCACGCTGGGCGGCGTGGACACCCGCGAGCTTTCGTCGAAGACGCTGGAAGCCCGCAAACAGCCCGGGCTGTATTTCATCGGCGAAGTCGTGGACGTGACCGGCCACCTCGGCGGCTACAACTTCCAGTGGGCCTGGGCCTCCGGCCACGCCGCCGGCCAGGCTGTTTAG
- a CDS encoding carbon monoxide dehydrogenase subunit G: MEMSGEQRIPLSQQRVWEALNDPEILKACIPGCESIERVSDNEYKVAMTAAIGPVKAKFSGKLVLADMNPPNSYSLAFEGSGGAAGFGKGSAQVSLAAEGSGTLLTYQARASVGGKLAQIGSRLIDGVAKKMSDDFFARFNKTVAPEAEPIIQTNTVQPPSNGPAKFALPVWAWVGGGIIVLLILLYLVR; encoded by the coding sequence ATGGAAATGAGCGGCGAGCAGCGCATCCCTCTTTCGCAACAGCGCGTGTGGGAAGCGCTCAACGATCCGGAAATCCTCAAGGCCTGCATTCCGGGCTGCGAAAGCATCGAGCGGGTGTCCGACAACGAATACAAGGTTGCGATGACCGCCGCGATCGGTCCGGTGAAGGCGAAGTTCAGCGGCAAGCTGGTGCTTGCCGATATGAATCCACCGAATTCTTACTCCCTCGCATTCGAAGGTTCCGGAGGTGCCGCCGGTTTCGGCAAAGGCAGCGCGCAAGTCAGCCTCGCAGCGGAAGGCAGCGGCACGCTGCTCACTTACCAGGCGAGGGCCAGCGTCGGCGGCAAACTCGCGCAGATCGGTTCGCGGCTGATCGATGGCGTGGCCAAGAAAATGTCGGATGACTTCTTCGCCCGCTTCAACAAGACCGTTGCACCAGAGGCGGAACCAATAATTCAGACGAACACCGTTCAACCACCCTCCAACGGGCCTGCAAAATTCGCCCTGCCAGTCTGGGCCTGGGTCGGCGGCGGCATCATCGTCCTGCTGATATTGCTGTACCTGGTCAGGTGA
- a CDS encoding extracellular solute-binding protein, protein MSEGIEPKKAALAIEGDTATPDSGVDAARRTILKGAAAAAGVAGAQAITGFPLIWSQEIKNIELRHVGVSYSVVKAIGDQASKDLGFKVTMQNLDTSASINRFVTQPNTVDIADVEGWQAKLATKRGVLQGIERKKIKEFDNILPIFTKGEINGKVVSRQGISPYEAMYISKPDATELHEGVTDWCTFLPQVYNADSMGYRPDLIKREITEWKELINPEFKGKAAILDVPAIGIMDAALCFESAGEIKYGNKGNMTKSEIDFTINRLIELKKQGHFRATWTTFDQSVQLMAAGEVIIQSMWSPAVAAVRVKGMPCIYAPVNLKGGKEGYRGWCNGMALMKHLSGKKLDAAYEYLNWYLSGWQGGFVARYGYYSPVPSTAKKFLSPNEVDYWYEGKPAKEAIMDPYGVPMEKAGAKRDGGSFLDRVTNISCWNTLMDEAQYMNKRWNDFKVA, encoded by the coding sequence ATGAGCGAAGGCATTGAACCGAAAAAAGCAGCGTTGGCGATCGAAGGGGACACCGCAACACCCGACTCCGGCGTCGACGCCGCCCGCAGGACGATACTGAAAGGTGCGGCAGCGGCAGCCGGCGTCGCAGGCGCGCAGGCGATCACCGGTTTCCCGTTGATCTGGTCGCAGGAGATCAAGAACATAGAGTTACGCCACGTCGGCGTGTCGTACTCGGTGGTCAAGGCCATCGGCGACCAGGCGTCGAAGGATCTCGGCTTCAAGGTGACGATGCAGAATCTCGACACGTCGGCGTCGATCAACCGCTTCGTCACGCAGCCTAACACCGTCGATATCGCCGACGTCGAAGGCTGGCAGGCGAAACTCGCCACCAAGCGCGGCGTGCTGCAGGGCATCGAGCGCAAGAAGATCAAGGAGTTCGACAATATCCTGCCGATCTTCACCAAGGGCGAGATCAACGGCAAGGTGGTCTCGCGCCAGGGCATCTCGCCTTATGAAGCGATGTACATTTCGAAGCCGGATGCAACCGAGTTGCATGAAGGCGTCACCGACTGGTGCACTTTCCTGCCGCAGGTCTACAACGCCGATTCGATGGGTTACCGACCCGATCTGATCAAGCGCGAGATCACCGAATGGAAGGAGCTGATCAATCCGGAATTCAAGGGCAAGGCCGCGATTCTCGACGTGCCCGCCATCGGCATCATGGACGCCGCGCTGTGCTTCGAGAGCGCCGGCGAGATCAAGTACGGCAACAAGGGCAACATGACGAAGTCGGAAATCGACTTCACCATCAACCGCCTGATCGAGCTCAAGAAGCAGGGACATTTCCGCGCGACGTGGACGACCTTCGACCAGTCGGTGCAGTTGATGGCGGCCGGCGAAGTCATCATCCAGTCGATGTGGTCGCCTGCCGTGGCCGCGGTGCGCGTCAAAGGCATGCCCTGCATCTATGCCCCGGTGAATCTGAAAGGCGGCAAGGAGGGTTACCGCGGCTGGTGCAACGGCATGGCGTTGATGAAGCATCTGTCGGGCAAGAAGCTCGACGCGGCCTACGAATATCTGAACTGGTATCTGTCCGGCTGGCAGGGTGGTTTCGTTGCACGCTACGGCTACTACAGCCCGGTGCCTTCGACCGCGAAGAAATTCCTGAGCCCGAACGAAGTCGATTACTGGTACGAAGGCAAGCCCGCCAAGGAAGCCATCATGGATCCGTACGGCGTACCGATGGAAAAGGCCGGTGCCAAGCGCGACGGCGGCTCGTTCCTGGATCGCGTGACCAACATTTCGTGCTGGAACACGCTGATGGACGAAGCGCAGTACATGAACAAGCGCTGGAACGACTTCAAGGTGGCGTGA
- a CDS encoding ABC transporter permease: MIASADISRAKGPRWNIASWLYISPLVLVLIPFFVVPILVVLVASFLEHDGFGGMIPHFTLVNYASIFTAALTWKLYLSTIKFAVLTWGLTLVIGFWIAYFLVFHVRNQLLAIGLFLLCTVPFWTSNIIRMISWIPLLGKNGLINSALVSTGAIDQPLEFLLFSDFAVVVAYTHQLTIFMIVPIFNAMSRIDKRTLEAARDAGASRFEIMRHIVVPLSRNGIALGSIFVLSIVMGDFFVVKVMSGGGSASVVSALFEDIGVLQYPPAAAASVVLLLVVVIMIALILRTVDVRKEIAR, translated from the coding sequence ATGATTGCAAGCGCCGACATTTCGCGCGCCAAGGGCCCGCGCTGGAACATTGCGTCCTGGCTGTATATCTCGCCGCTGGTGCTGGTGCTGATCCCGTTTTTCGTGGTGCCCATCCTGGTCGTGCTGGTGGCGAGTTTCCTGGAGCACGACGGCTTCGGCGGCATGATCCCGCACTTCACGCTGGTGAACTACGCCTCGATATTCACCGCCGCGCTGACCTGGAAGCTCTACTTAAGCACGATCAAGTTCGCAGTGCTGACCTGGGGGCTGACTCTCGTCATCGGTTTCTGGATCGCGTACTTCCTGGTATTCCACGTTCGCAACCAGTTGCTGGCGATCGGTCTCTTCCTGCTCTGTACGGTGCCGTTCTGGACCTCGAACATCATCCGTATGATTTCCTGGATCCCGCTGCTCGGCAAGAACGGATTGATCAATTCGGCTTTGGTCTCGACCGGTGCCATCGACCAGCCGCTTGAATTCCTGCTCTTCTCCGATTTCGCGGTGGTAGTCGCGTACACGCACCAGCTCACCATATTCATGATCGTGCCGATCTTCAACGCCATGTCGCGCATCGACAAGCGCACCCTGGAAGCGGCGCGCGACGCCGGCGCGAGCCGTTTCGAGATCATGCGTCATATCGTCGTACCGCTCAGCCGCAACGGCATCGCGCTCGGTTCGATCTTCGTGTTGTCGATCGTCATGGGCGATTTCTTCGTGGTCAAGGTCATGAGCGGCGGCGGTTCGGCTTCGGTGGTCTCGGCGCTGTTCGAGGACATCGGGGTGTTGCAATATCCGCCGGCAGCGGCGGCCTCGGTCGTCCTGCTGCTGGTGGTCGTCATCATGATCGCGCTGATCCTGCGCACCGTGGACGTGCGCAAGGAGATCGCGCGATGA
- a CDS encoding ABC transporter permease, with product MSAHPASIARFPKSARRVATYRDENRRPWTFWVLAALFTTYVLALYGPMICIYVLSFQDVRGGLVFPMKGLSLHWFVDLFTQVRTGDVKGGFERSILLAILVTVLTVVGSFMAGLAFRNRFKGDGVVFYLMIGSLVAPGLVLGIGVGLLFQYLGLQASWYTSALGAHLSWTLPFGVLVMFAVMSRFDRAWEEAARDLGATRWQIIRMVVVPILAPGIVAVALFGFTLSYDEFSRTLQTSGPLNTLPLEIWSMTLNVTSPSLYALGTVTTLASFLIIGVCLGAIALMQKRRSNQLGRQQ from the coding sequence ATGAGCGCGCATCCGGCCTCGATCGCCCGCTTTCCCAAGAGCGCGCGGCGCGTAGCCACCTATCGCGACGAGAACAGGCGGCCATGGACGTTCTGGGTACTGGCCGCGTTGTTCACGACTTACGTACTGGCGTTGTACGGGCCGATGATCTGCATCTACGTCCTGTCGTTTCAAGACGTGCGCGGCGGCCTGGTGTTTCCGATGAAAGGCCTGTCGCTGCACTGGTTCGTCGACCTATTCACGCAAGTGCGCACCGGCGACGTGAAGGGCGGCTTCGAGCGCTCGATCCTGCTGGCGATCCTGGTGACGGTGCTGACGGTCGTGGGCTCGTTCATGGCGGGGCTCGCATTCCGCAACCGCTTCAAGGGCGATGGCGTGGTGTTCTATCTGATGATCGGCAGCCTGGTGGCGCCCGGCCTGGTGCTCGGCATCGGCGTCGGCCTGTTGTTCCAGTATCTCGGACTGCAGGCGAGCTGGTACACCTCGGCGCTGGGCGCGCATCTGAGCTGGACGCTGCCCTTCGGCGTACTGGTGATGTTCGCGGTGATGTCGCGTTTCGACCGCGCCTGGGAGGAAGCGGCGCGCGATCTCGGCGCGACGCGCTGGCAGATCATCCGCATGGTCGTCGTCCCCATCCTCGCGCCCGGCATCGTCGCGGTCGCCTTGTTCGGTTTCACGCTTTCTTACGATGAATTCTCGCGCACGTTGCAGACCTCCGGGCCGCTCAACACGCTGCCGCTCGAAATCTGGAGCATGACGCTGAACGTGACCTCGCCGTCCCTGTATGCGCTCGGCACGGTCACGACACTGGCTTCGTTTCTGATCATCGGCGTCTGCCTCGGTGCGATCGCCCTGATGCAGAAGCGGCGTTCCAACCAATTGGGCAGGCAACAATGA
- a CDS encoding ABC transporter ATP-binding protein, translating into MTVTTGDIELAGVYKHFGNVAAVDGVNLKIPDGAYCCFLGPSGCGKTTILRMIAGHEDPTGGEILIGGEDVVGLPPVERRTAMMFQSYALFPHLTVRDNVAFPLRVRGLPSAERYKTADAMLEKVQLTELANRLPGQLSGGQQQRVALARAAITEPRVLLLDEPLSALDEQLRIQMRTELRRMQRELGITFVHVTHTQVEAIALADIVVVMEKGKIKQAGAPREVYAQPRDRYVAEFLGGQNVLSGKVESVNGTSLVVSAPDAAAIVVPLQDRSVVHGGDRVDLAVRRDDIHLRRPGPAAEAGWNTINTRIRAIEYQGAFVKVMLDAIGETEFVAYVPEREFFSDSFTVGDSVVAAWRSERSLLLS; encoded by the coding sequence ATGACAGTCACGACAGGAGATATCGAGCTCGCCGGCGTTTACAAGCACTTCGGCAATGTCGCCGCGGTGGACGGCGTGAACCTGAAAATTCCCGACGGGGCGTACTGCTGCTTCCTGGGCCCGTCGGGGTGCGGCAAGACCACGATCCTGCGCATGATCGCCGGCCACGAAGATCCGACCGGCGGCGAGATCCTGATCGGCGGCGAAGACGTGGTCGGCCTGCCGCCCGTGGAGCGGCGCACGGCGATGATGTTCCAGTCGTACGCGCTGTTCCCGCATCTGACGGTGCGCGACAACGTCGCCTTTCCGCTGCGCGTGCGCGGCCTGCCGTCGGCCGAGCGATACAAGACGGCCGATGCCATGCTGGAGAAGGTGCAGTTGACCGAGCTGGCCAACCGTTTGCCGGGACAACTCTCGGGCGGCCAGCAGCAACGCGTCGCGCTGGCGCGTGCCGCCATCACGGAACCGCGCGTGCTGCTGCTCGACGAACCATTATCCGCGCTCGACGAGCAGTTGCGCATCCAGATGCGCACCGAATTGCGGCGCATGCAGCGCGAGCTCGGCATCACTTTCGTGCACGTCACCCACACCCAGGTCGAAGCCATCGCGCTGGCCGATATCGTGGTGGTGATGGAGAAGGGAAAGATCAAGCAGGCGGGCGCGCCGCGCGAAGTCTATGCACAGCCGCGCGACCGTTACGTCGCTGAATTTCTCGGCGGCCAGAATGTGCTCTCCGGCAAAGTCGAAAGCGTCAACGGCACCAGCCTCGTGGTCAGCGCGCCGGATGCCGCTGCCATCGTCGTGCCGCTGCAGGACCGCTCCGTTGTCCACGGTGGCGATCGGGTGGATCTGGCGGTGCGCCGCGACGACATCCATCTGCGCCGCCCCGGCCCGGCGGCCGAGGCGGGATGGAACACCATCAACACGCGTATACGCGCGATCGAATATCAGGGAGCGTTCGTCAAGGTCATGCTCGACGCGATCGGGGAGACGGAGTTCGTTGCTTATGTCCCCGAACGTGAATTCTTCTCCGATTCGTTCACGGTCGGCGACAGCGTCGTCGCGGCCTGGCGCTCGGAACGCTCATTGCTTCTGTCGTAG
- a CDS encoding (2Fe-2S)-binding protein, giving the protein MQISFTLNGKPVSVDVPPQELLSELLRERLGLTGTHVGCDTSQCGACVVHVDGASVKSCATLAATLNGASVTSIEGLAPAGGLHPMQQAFHEQHGLQCGFCTPGMIMSAVDFARVNPKPSPEAVRNWLEGNICRCTGYQNIVASVMAGASAMHANGKGA; this is encoded by the coding sequence ATGCAGATCAGTTTCACACTCAATGGAAAACCGGTATCGGTGGATGTGCCGCCGCAGGAACTTTTATCCGAACTGTTGCGGGAACGCCTCGGACTCACCGGCACGCACGTCGGCTGCGATACCAGCCAGTGCGGCGCCTGCGTCGTACACGTCGACGGTGCATCGGTAAAAAGCTGTGCGACGCTGGCGGCGACATTGAACGGCGCGTCCGTGACCAGCATCGAAGGCCTGGCGCCGGCCGGCGGCTTGCATCCGATGCAACAGGCTTTCCACGAGCAGCACGGATTGCAGTGCGGATTCTGTACGCCGGGAATGATCATGAGCGCGGTCGATTTCGCCAGGGTCAATCCCAAGCCGTCGCCGGAGGCGGTCCGCAACTGGCTCGAAGGCAACATCTGCCGCTGTACCGGCTATCAGAACATCGTCGCGTCGGTCATGGCGGGAGCCAGCGCGATGCATGCCAATGGAAAAGGAGCCTGA
- a CDS encoding molybdopterin-dependent oxidoreductase, which yields MKSPATSNPTGIGAAIRRKEDMRFLLGRGNYVADMKFHNMTFGVLLRSPHAHARLKAIEASAALKLPGVVAVFTGDDLLADKVGGLPCAWPVTGKGGAATKEPAHPALAQGKVRHVGDPVAFVVAETLEEARDGAEAVMVDYEELPAVVGVLDALKPGAPAVFDDIPDNVCVDWEIGDKAATDAAFRKAAHVARISLVNNRLVGNPMEPRAAIGDYDVSRDHHTLWTTSQFPHIAKLLMGNFVLGIPQHKLRVVSPDVGGGFGVKQFHYAEEVLVTWASRKVGRPVKWVCERSEGFISDAHARDHVTEAELALDENGKFLGLRVSTTANMGGYLSTFGPNIPTNLYGPLLAGVYTTPTVYCEVKCVFTNTLPVDAYRGAGRPEATFCLERLVDVAAIEMKIDKAEIRRRNIIRKEAYPYQTPVMMNYDSGDPLGCLEKALLTADWKGFPARKAEAAKRGKLRGIGLCTYVEACGLAPSRIAIRLGVRGGLFESATVRVHPTGHVTVLMGTHSHGQGHETTCAQIVSDKLGIPAENVEIVFGDTDKVQFGLGTYGSRSAAVGGSALAKAANKVIVKSRKIAAHMLEAAESDIEFEGGVFSVAGTDRKKTFGDVALMAHFPVDYPLEILEPGLEEQSFYDPVNFTFPCGAHIAEVEIDPETGFVRLLGYVAVDDVGTVINPMIVEGQIHGGVVQGVGQALFEDCVYDPNSGQLLSGSFMDYCMPRADSVPAMTVETHITPCTHNELGVKGCGEVGTIGSPATVINAVVDALQHLGVTHVDMPASPNRVWRIIANAGGV from the coding sequence ATGAAAAGTCCGGCCACGTCGAATCCGACCGGCATCGGCGCGGCGATCCGCCGCAAAGAAGATATGCGCTTCCTGCTCGGGCGCGGCAATTACGTTGCCGACATGAAGTTCCACAACATGACTTTCGGCGTGCTGCTGCGCTCTCCGCATGCGCACGCGCGCCTCAAGGCTATCGAAGCGAGCGCGGCGCTCAAGCTGCCGGGCGTGGTTGCCGTGTTCACCGGTGATGATCTGTTGGCGGACAAGGTGGGCGGTCTGCCGTGCGCGTGGCCGGTCACCGGCAAGGGCGGAGCCGCAACCAAGGAACCCGCGCATCCGGCGCTGGCTCAGGGCAAGGTGCGCCACGTCGGCGATCCGGTCGCGTTCGTGGTTGCGGAAACGCTCGAAGAAGCACGCGATGGCGCCGAAGCGGTGATGGTGGACTACGAGGAACTCCCCGCCGTCGTCGGCGTGCTCGATGCGCTCAAGCCGGGCGCGCCAGCGGTCTTCGACGACATTCCGGACAACGTCTGCGTCGACTGGGAAATCGGCGACAAGGCGGCGACCGATGCCGCGTTCAGGAAGGCCGCGCACGTCGCGCGCATCAGCCTCGTCAACAACCGCCTGGTCGGCAATCCGATGGAACCGCGCGCCGCGATCGGCGACTACGATGTTTCGCGCGACCATCACACATTGTGGACGACCAGCCAGTTTCCGCATATCGCCAAGTTGCTGATGGGCAATTTCGTGCTCGGCATTCCCCAGCACAAGCTCAGGGTCGTGTCGCCCGATGTCGGCGGCGGATTCGGCGTGAAGCAGTTTCACTACGCCGAGGAAGTACTGGTCACGTGGGCGTCGCGCAAGGTCGGGCGGCCGGTGAAGTGGGTGTGCGAACGCAGCGAGGGCTTCATTTCGGACGCCCACGCGCGCGATCACGTCACCGAAGCCGAGCTGGCGCTCGACGAGAACGGCAAATTCCTCGGCCTGCGCGTGAGCACCACCGCCAACATGGGCGGCTACCTTTCCACTTTCGGTCCGAACATTCCGACCAATTTGTACGGTCCGCTGCTGGCCGGCGTCTACACCACGCCGACAGTCTACTGCGAGGTCAAATGCGTATTCACCAATACGCTGCCGGTCGATGCGTACCGCGGCGCCGGACGGCCGGAAGCCACGTTCTGCCTGGAGCGCCTGGTCGATGTCGCCGCAATCGAGATGAAGATCGACAAGGCCGAAATCCGCCGCCGCAACATCATCCGCAAGGAGGCCTATCCCTACCAGACGCCGGTCATGATGAACTACGACAGCGGCGACCCGCTCGGCTGCCTGGAAAAGGCCTTGCTCACCGCGGACTGGAAGGGCTTTCCCGCGCGCAAGGCGGAGGCGGCCAAACGCGGAAAGCTTCGCGGCATCGGCTTGTGTACCTACGTGGAAGCCTGTGGCCTGGCGCCATCGCGCATCGCCATCCGGCTCGGCGTGCGTGGCGGCCTGTTCGAAAGCGCGACCGTGCGCGTGCATCCGACGGGACACGTGACGGTGCTGATGGGCACGCACAGCCATGGCCAGGGACACGAGACCACTTGCGCGCAAATCGTATCGGACAAGCTCGGCATTCCGGCAGAGAACGTCGAAATTGTATTCGGCGATACCGACAAGGTGCAGTTCGGACTGGGCACCTACGGTTCGCGCTCGGCCGCGGTCGGCGGTTCGGCGCTGGCGAAGGCGGCCAACAAGGTGATCGTCAAGAGCAGGAAGATCGCCGCGCACATGCTGGAGGCGGCGGAAAGCGACATCGAGTTCGAGGGTGGCGTGTTCTCGGTGGCCGGCACGGACCGCAAAAAGACGTTCGGCGACGTCGCGCTGATGGCGCATTTTCCGGTCGACTATCCGCTGGAGATCCTCGAGCCCGGACTGGAAGAGCAATCGTTCTACGATCCGGTGAATTTCACTTTCCCCTGCGGCGCGCACATTGCCGAGGTCGAGATCGATCCGGAAACCGGCTTCGTGCGACTGCTCGGCTACGTTGCGGTCGACGATGTGGGAACGGTCATCAATCCGATGATCGTCGAGGGACAGATCCACGGCGGCGTGGTGCAGGGCGTAGGCCAGGCGTTGTTCGAGGACTGCGTCTACGACCCCAACTCGGGACAGTTGCTGTCGGGTTCGTTCATGGACTACTGCATGCCGCGCGCCGACAGCGTGCCGGCGATGACCGTGGAAACGCACATCACGCCCTGCACGCACAACGAGCTCGGCGTGAAGGGCTGCGGGGAGGTCGGCACCATCGGATCGCCCGCCACCGTGATCAACGCGGTCGTCGATGCGCTCCAGCATCTCGGTGTGACGCACGTGGACATGCCGGCTTCGCCAAATCGCGTATGGCGCATCATCGCCAACGCCGGCGGCGTGTAA